The Halomonas sp. HAL1 genome segment CGAGGTGGCGTAGAGTGGGCATGGGGTGGATTCTCTATCAGTGGCGGGTAATTAGCAGCCCTGTAAGCTTTATACTCTGTCTGTATGTACCACTTCTATCAAACCTCTCCAATTCGAGACACAGTGTCTCCCGAATTAAGCTGATCGCACTATCGCACCCTACTGCGGGTAAAAATACCCAATTCCGAGACTGGTATTGCAAGAAGCTCTTAACCAAAGCTGTATCGCCTCTAACTAGGACTATATTCCCATAATCATGTAAAAGATGGGAACATAGTCCTTTTTTTGGTGCGACGATTTGAAAATTTTTAAAGTTGAACTATATTCCCATCATATTTTTAAAAATGGGAATATAGTCCCTTTATTGGTAACCGTATGGCAAAGCGAAACTTACACAGCGTGCTGTTTCCAAAGCAGCGCAAAATTCTCACTCATTTTGGTGAGGATTTGTTGCTAGCAATGAAGCGACGAGGGTTGACCAAAAAAATGCTCTGCGAGCGAACTGGGTTTGATCATAAAACCGTGAACAAAGTATTTGCTGGCGATCCTGGTGTGGCGATTGGCACCTATTTGAAAATCATGGCTGTGTTGGGCATGGAAAGTAACTTCTCTGAAGTGGCCGCACATGACGAGCTAGGCATCAAACTGCAAAACATCAAACTTCTGGAAGGTTCAAAATGAGCCGTGAGTTGGTAGAGGTTTATGCAGATTGGCATCCCATTGAGCAACCATTATTAATTGGTCAGTTGGCTTATAGTGACTCAAGTCGTGGCGGCGTATTTAGCTTTGCCTATGACAGAGCTTTTTTAAAATCACCCTACTGTTTGCAAATTGACCCCTTGCTGACTCTGCATGCCGGTGAGTTTCACAATGACGAAGCAGATAAAAACTTTCGTGCATTTTTAGATTCATCGCCAGATCGCTGGGGACGTATTCTGATGCAGCGCAGGGCGGCTATCGAAAATCGCAAAGGTATTCGGCCGAGTAATCGATTAACGGAGCTCGATTATTTGCTTGGGGTACATGATTCCTACCGCATGGGCGGAATTCGCTTTAAAAGACCAGACTCACCTCATTTTCTGGATAACAATACCGAATTTGCGGCGCCACCCATGGCAGCGCTGCGCGAGTTAGAGCATGCTGCCATCCAAATTGAAAAAGACGATAACATCGATAGTGATGAATACTACCGGTGGTTGAAAATGTTGATTTCTCCCGGCTCTTCTTTGGGCGGTGCAAGCCCAAAAGCCTGTGTTACTGACGAGCAGAATCACCTTTGGATAGCTAAATTTCCAAATTTAAATGACACCTACGATGTCGGTGCGTGGGAGATGGTGTGTTATGAGCTCGCTTTAACGGCCGGTATTGAGATGTTTCCTAGCGAGATCCGAAAATTCTCGACTCAGCACCATACCTTCTTGACCAAGCGCTTTGATCGGGTGAATGACAAACGGCTACATTTTTCATCCGCAATGACGCAGCTCCAGTACTATGATGGTGAGCATTCGCACGGTGCTAGTTATCTTGAAATCGCAGAATTTCTCTCTAATCAGGGGGCACAAACAAAAGCTGATCTTGCCCAATTATGGCGACGGATAGTGTTTAACATTGCCGTATCGAATACAGATGATCACTTGCGTAATCACGGTTTTCTGTTAACTAACAATGGCTGGAAGCTATCACCTGCTTACGATTTAAACCCCATTGTTGGAAAGCTAGGCCTTCACCTGAATATTACCGATACTGACAACGCGCTTGACTACCAGCTTGCCTTTGAAGTGCAAGATTTCTTCAGGCTAACTCAAACCGAGGCAATGCAAATTTACGATGAGGTTTTAAATGCAGTGAAACAGTGGCAATTGATTGCACAGCGATTAGGGATCAGCCGAGCAGAGCAAACCATGAAGCAAGAAGCCTTTAATGTGTGATAGACGCCGTGAGCAAAAGCTCTGACATCGCGATCTTGACCGATCATCACTCTACCTAACAGCTGTCAAGATTTGCGAACTGGTTAGCGAAGGCACATCGGATACGGATAATCGCACCTGGGTTCCAGCAAGCTTTGTGCTCGATGCGTTCGTTTTCAACAGTGGTTGATGCAGCAGCTAATTGAGTTTGCTAAGGGCTTTAGTCATAGCCCTTACCCTACCAGCATGGATAGTTGAGGGTCGCTGCGCATTAGCACGCACCAACGAGCAACCGAAGACAACTCTGCTGTTGGGCTGGTCATTTCACGAATGCCATAACGCACCGCTTTTAGTTTCTCTTTAGCGGCCGGGTTATTTCCTGTGGCGCAGCGTGTTTTAGCCCTTTGGAAATCTTCTATTAGGCCATCGACTTTCTGCCATACCTTACGACGCTCTTCTGCCAGTGTTACATGTTCGTTAAGTTTGAGCCGCTTCACAGTTTGTTCTACCCGCTGCTGTTCCCACGCTGATGTACCGGGGGCTGGCACAACTTTACCTTCTTCGTCAAAGGCAATGAGTGAAACATCATAGTCATCGATGGGGTCAATCAAATAACGTGCTTCGGATTCTTCGCAGGGTGCCGAGTAAGTTGAAATCAAAGATCCTTGCTGCAAAGGGAACCAGCCCCCTTTTTTACGATTGCCCACATTGCCGCATGCACGAAAATTCATGTAATCAAAAGCCAACCACCAATAACCGTCACGGTTGGTGCCATCCAAGGCTTTGGCTTCCTTCTTTGGTCGAAAGTGTTCAACATCGTAATGCGAATACAGCTCGCGGACTTCAGAGAACCAGCACTTACGGCCAGAAAGGGCTAATAACCATTCTTTCAGCGCTCCCCAGTGGGCGCGGTTTTCGTCAATCAATGCATTACGTTCATTATACTTGCCAGCCGCTTCTAGTGCGGCCATGTCATTAACGAGCTGATTGGATTTGGCCAACCAAGCTTCCCATTGCGCTTGTGTCCAGGGCACCCAGTTGGGAATGTCCGTATCAGTCGGCTTTTTGTGCTCAAGATCGATAAAAATCATTCGCCGTCCTCCTCACGCAGAATTTCACTGATGATTTCACCGGCGATGCGATCTTGTTCGGCTTGCTCCTCTGGCGTTAACACCGGTTTTCGGAATTTGCGATGCTGCGCCATTTTACGCACGAAAAGTGCGTAGTCTGGGTCACGGAAATCAGCAGTAGAAAAACCAAGATCGGCCAGCTCGGCAGAAAGCCGTGATAACTCGGCATCGTCATCAGCAGTACGTGGCGATTTTACAAACAGTTCATTACGACGAAACAGGCGGCGTTCGGTTTCGATGTCCAGTGTGGAAGATAAACCAAACAACTCACTTTTCAGCAGGCCGGTAACACCCATTCCCTGTGGATGCACGTCAGGAGATTCAACAATGGAGCAATCACCGTGTTTTCGCAAAATATGCACCTGTTCGCGTTTCAGGCTTCCTACCATCATGGGGTCGTGCGTGGTGATCAGGATTTGCGATTCGCCTTGTACCAAAGAATCTTTTTCTGAGCTTAGAACGCCTTCAATATCGTCGAAGTAGCGTAGCTTCCAGATAGGATTTAAGTGGGTGTCAGGCTCGTCTAATAAGAACAAACAGTGGTCTTCACGAGTGATGCGCATCAGGCCGAGTACGGTGAGCATTTGCAGCTCACCTTCGGATAGCTGCTTGAATTCGACGTCCCCTCCGTGCCCCTTTGACTTCTTAACAGTAATGCGAACTTCTTCCAATAAATCGCCAATATAGGCTGCCTCTGCATAGCGGAAGAAGCGCTCGGGAGTGCCTACTTCTTCGCCCAGTTTTTTAAGGCTTTGATTATTGGGAACAAACAAGTACAGCAGCTCTTGCTTCTCTGGCCGTCGGCGAAAATCTACTGCTATCTGCTTTGTTTCTTGAACCGGCGCCCAAGCAACTTGCCAAAGTTTTTCGAGAAATCCATTTACGACTGTCCCGCGTCGATACCAAAAGCGTGAGTCTCCAAGTTCGATATCACTCTCGTCCAAATTCTTGGCAGAATATGGCTTTTTAAGCACAAATAAAGCGGACTCTATTGCCTCGATGTTTAAGTTACCCAATAACTTC includes the following:
- a CDS encoding helix-turn-helix transcriptional regulator; amino-acid sequence: MAKRNLHSVLFPKQRKILTHFGEDLLLAMKRRGLTKKMLCERTGFDHKTVNKVFAGDPGVAIGTYLKIMAVLGMESNFSEVAAHDELGIKLQNIKLLEGSK
- a CDS encoding type II toxin-antitoxin system HipA family toxin encodes the protein MSRELVEVYADWHPIEQPLLIGQLAYSDSSRGGVFSFAYDRAFLKSPYCLQIDPLLTLHAGEFHNDEADKNFRAFLDSSPDRWGRILMQRRAAIENRKGIRPSNRLTELDYLLGVHDSYRMGGIRFKRPDSPHFLDNNTEFAAPPMAALRELEHAAIQIEKDDNIDSDEYYRWLKMLISPGSSLGGASPKACVTDEQNHLWIAKFPNLNDTYDVGAWEMVCYELALTAGIEMFPSEIRKFSTQHHTFLTKRFDRVNDKRLHFSSAMTQLQYYDGEHSHGASYLEIAEFLSNQGAQTKADLAQLWRRIVFNIAVSNTDDHLRNHGFLLTNNGWKLSPAYDLNPIVGKLGLHLNITDTDNALDYQLAFEVQDFFRLTQTEAMQIYDEVLNAVKQWQLIAQRLGISRAEQTMKQEAFNV
- a CDS encoding AAA family ATPase, with translation MRRLFYCRGGHSQLVLLACLLSEDPVFKKLLGNLNIEAIESALFVLKKPYSAKNLDESDIELGDSRFWYRRGTVVNGFLEKLWQVAWAPVQETKQIAVDFRRRPEKQELLYLFVPNNQSLKKLGEEVGTPERFFRYAEAAYIGDLLEEVRITVKKSKGHGGDVEFKQLSEGELQMLTVLGLMRITREDHCLFLLDEPDTHLNPIWKLRYFDDIEGVLSSEKDSLVQGESQILITTHDPMMVGSLKREQVHILRKHGDCSIVESPDVHPQGMGVTGLLKSELFGLSSTLDIETERRLFRRNELFVKSPRTADDDAELSRLSAELADLGFSTADFRDPDYALFVRKMAQHRKFRKPVLTPEEQAEQDRIAGEIISEILREEDGE